The following proteins come from a genomic window of Thiothrix unzii:
- a CDS encoding CvpA family protein → MTAEYLDIGVFVLIVLSALIGLIRGFVKEALSLATWVAAFGLSMLYVKPLAAALPFAVQSEVVRMGIAFAIIFFGVLVIGAIINHLLSTAVSSIGLGKIDHVLGGVFGIARGGLIITLLVLLMGVTAFPKQSWWMDSLFVPWFEDAAVVVKGMIPENFSSYLERPAVITPP, encoded by the coding sequence ATGACAGCAGAATATTTAGATATTGGCGTTTTTGTCCTTATCGTGCTCTCCGCTCTGATCGGTTTGATCCGTGGGTTTGTCAAGGAAGCACTTTCCTTGGCAACTTGGGTCGCCGCTTTCGGTCTTTCCATGTTGTATGTGAAACCGTTAGCGGCGGCTTTGCCCTTCGCGGTGCAAAGTGAAGTGGTGCGCATGGGCATTGCTTTTGCCATCATCTTTTTCGGGGTGTTGGTGATTGGAGCCATTATCAATCATCTGCTCAGTACTGCCGTGTCTTCTATCGGTTTGGGTAAGATTGACCATGTTTTGGGTGGTGTTTTTGGCATCGCCCGTGGTGGTTTGATCATTACTTTGCTGGTATTGCTGATGGGAGTGACCGCATTTCCAAAACAATCGTGGTGGATGGATTCGCTGTTCGTCCCTTGGTTTGAAGATGCAGCAGTCGTTGTTAAAGGGATGATTCCAGAGAATTTTTCTAGCTATCTTGAGCGTCCCGCAGTGATTACCCCACCGTAA
- a CDS encoding SPOR domain-containing protein: MDNKATTKRMIGAVVLVLVAALLLAWLLKGKNREGQDMAMQQTADTKPILGFPGAVDGTQKPLLVGEDPNAAQTAQQTLDPAAAATAATAAVTGIIPNVNVEPNTTGFDVRPAASGETRPVVDIDGKVKDGTGSLGTGNAAPAAAGSTESASTTTAATTTKTDTATKAPSTNASVKDTPAEAPAEKKPATPKPVLVNEKHVPAPVSAESKAKEDAAKKAKADAEKAAAAKSLELAKGTGTAAVTTPAKPAAAATGGAFAVQLLATSDKAKADALAKTFAGEGYKTSVNAVKVDGKTVYRVVAGGYADKVAASAAQAKMKTRYSQNRDVQNSFVTSSK; encoded by the coding sequence ATGGACAACAAGGCTACAACCAAACGCATGATTGGCGCAGTGGTACTGGTGCTGGTCGCAGCCCTTCTTTTGGCATGGTTGCTAAAGGGCAAAAATCGTGAAGGCCAAGACATGGCAATGCAGCAGACTGCTGATACCAAACCCATTTTGGGTTTCCCCGGTGCAGTAGACGGCACTCAAAAGCCATTACTGGTGGGTGAAGATCCGAATGCGGCACAAACAGCGCAACAAACGCTTGATCCGGCAGCAGCAGCTACGGCAGCCACCGCCGCTGTCACTGGCATTATTCCAAACGTCAATGTTGAGCCTAATACCACAGGTTTTGACGTGCGCCCGGCCGCTTCTGGCGAAACCCGCCCAGTAGTGGATATTGACGGCAAAGTGAAAGACGGCACAGGCAGCTTAGGCACAGGTAATGCAGCCCCAGCCGCTGCTGGAAGCACTGAAAGCGCGTCAACCACCACTGCGGCTACCACTACTAAGACAGATACCGCAACGAAAGCACCGAGCACTAACGCTTCAGTTAAAGACACCCCAGCGGAAGCTCCGGCAGAAAAGAAGCCTGCCACGCCTAAGCCTGTTTTAGTTAACGAAAAACATGTACCTGCTCCGGTTTCTGCGGAAAGCAAAGCTAAAGAAGATGCTGCGAAGAAAGCAAAAGCTGATGCTGAAAAAGCAGCCGCTGCGAAGTCTTTGGAATTGGCGAAAGGCACAGGCACTGCGGCTGTTACCACACCAGCAAAACCTGCTGCTGCGGCTACCGGTGGTGCATTTGCGGTGCAATTGCTGGCAACCAGCGATAAAGCAAAAGCGGATGCGCTGGCAAAAACGTTCGCTGGCGAAGGTTACAAAACTTCCGTTAACGCCGTGAAGGTGGATGGCAAAACAGTTTATCGGGTAGTTGCAGGCGGTTATGCCGATAAAGTTGCTGCTTCTGCTGCACAAGCTAAAATGAAAACACGTTACTCACAAAATCGTGATGTACAAAATAGCTTTGTAACCAGCAGCAAGTAA